AGTCTCCCTCGACAGCGGCGGCGAGCAGGTTGTCCCTGACTGTCATGTTGATGAACAGGGAAGGAATCTGAAACGTTCTGCTGATACCGGCACGGGCGATCTTCCAGGTGGGCCAGCCAGTAACGTCGATGCCTTGTAACAGTATTTTCCCGGCATCTGGCTTCTGGCCACCTGCGGCAAGGCTGAACAGTGTCGATTTACCGCTGCCATTCGGGCCAATTACCCCAACCACTTCACCGGCGTCGGCGAACAATGAGACACCGTCAACTGCGGTAATCCCACCGAAGTGCTTGGCCACTGACTCTATCCTCAGCGGCGGATACCCTGGCTGCTCGGCACTGCGGGATGCAGGTGACATCAGAGGCCTTCTCCTAGAATTTTCTGAGAATACTGGACATCAGTTCTTTGCCGCGCTGGGGGCCCACAATAAGGCTGATCAGCCCGTTGGGCAGGAACAGAACCACCAGCGCGATAATAATGCCGAGTATGGGTAGGTATATGACGGTGTCCCCGAACGTCGACCAGATGTAACGATTGGTGATCCAGAGCAGTACGGCGCCAAGGGCCGGCCCCCAGACGGTTCCAAGGCCGCCGAGAAGCACCATGACAACCATCTGGTCCGTAATATCCGGCCCCATGACGGAATGTGGGTCAATATAGGTGGTCCAGTAGGCGTAGATGCTGCCGAAAAGTGCAGTGATAGCTGCCGAGAGCGCAAAGGACTGGACTTTGACCAGGTTCGTCCGGATGCCCAGCGACTGGGCAGCCGGTTCGTCATCGCGTAACGCCTTGATTCGGAAGCCGAAGCGCGAGCGTTCGATTAACAGCCAGACTCCGGCGAAGCTGACCACCGCTGCGATCAACATGGTGTAGTAGAAGAAAAATTCGTTGAGGTAGGCGGGCAGGGAGAGCCCGGCGGTGCCCCCGGTAAAATCCAACACCGTGGTCAGTTGCAACAGCATCTCGGCAAACGCCCAGGTCGCAATGGCAAAATAGGCGCCCCGGAGCCGCATGGTCGGCCCGCCAATAACCACCGCGACCGCCATTGACAGAATGATCGCCGGGATCAGGGTGGCAAAGAACGAGGCGCCGATATCAGACTGCATCAGGATGGCGGTGGTGTAGGCACCGATGCCGAAGAACGCCGAGTGGCCAAAGCTGATATACCCGGCATAACCCCCCACAATGTTCCAGGCACAGGCAAGGCCTGCCCACATAAGGGCGCCGGTGGCAATTCTCAGCGTGTAGGGATCAATAAAGGCCGGCAATACCGCAAGGGCGATTGCAATGGCGCCGATGAGGAGGGCCCGGACGATGAACTTTGGGGTTTGAACCGGTTTAGATGCCACGTCCCAGAACTCCTTTGGGTGCAACCAGAAGGGCGAGGTACAGGGTTCCGAAAACAATCAGTAAGGAATATCTGGCACCAATATAGGTGGCGACATAGGCCTCAAGCAGTCCAAGAGCGAGGCCCGCGACCAGAACACCGCCAACGGATCCGAGCCCGGCGAGGACAGCAACAAAAAATGCAAAGAGCGTATAGCGAACGCCTACGGAGGGGTTCACGGAATAGATGGTGGCGATCAATACCCCGGCGGCTGCGGTCAACCCGGTATAAATGCCATACACCCAGGCGGAAACCCTCTTCACGTCTACACCCATTAACCCTGCATGATCACGGTCTTGCGCCAGTGCCCTGACGGCCATGCCAAAGCGGCTCCGGTAGAGCAGAATAAACAGCCCCAGGCTGAACAGCATTGCCATGAGAAAGGCTGACAATCGCATCAAGGGAATGGTGACCGGGCCCAGGCTCAGGAACTGCCCTGATAAAACCGATTCGACACTGCGGCTGTTATAGGACCAGAGCCAGAGCGCGCCGCCCTGCATGAACAGGAATATGCCGAACGTAAAGGCGAGCGCCATCAGGTCTGGTCTGGCATATCGGCTGGTTCTGACCCGGTAAATCAGTGGCCCCATGCCCCGGCCGATAAGGAGAAAAAGCGCAAAAACCAGGAAAATGCTGATGAAAGGATCAATGCCGACAAGGGTTACCAGCCAGTAGGCGGTGTAACCACCCAGCATTGCCCAGCCTCCGACCGCAAAATCGATCACATGGAGCACACCGAAGGTGAGCTGGAATCCGATCGTGAGGCAAATCAGAATGCCGCCGATCAGTATGCCATTGACAAGTGTCTGCAGGAAAAGGTCCAACTCGGTACTCCTGGTGGACGGGGCGTTGCCTTCGCCGACGGCCTTCCGCTCAGGCTGACTGCCGGCGACTGTTTATCCGGCTTTACGTCAGGATGTGCCGTTTATTGGATAAACAAGCTCACCCTTGGACGCATTTTCCGGAGCCACTGGCACCACGTCGCCGTTCTTGAGTTGT
This sequence is a window from Marinobacter subterrani. Protein-coding genes within it:
- a CDS encoding branched-chain amino acid ABC transporter permease; this translates as MASKPVQTPKFIVRALLIGAIAIALAVLPAFIDPYTLRIATGALMWAGLACAWNIVGGYAGYISFGHSAFFGIGAYTTAILMQSDIGASFFATLIPAIILSMAVAVVIGGPTMRLRGAYFAIATWAFAEMLLQLTTVLDFTGGTAGLSLPAYLNEFFFYYTMLIAAVVSFAGVWLLIERSRFGFRIKALRDDEPAAQSLGIRTNLVKVQSFALSAAITALFGSIYAYWTTYIDPHSVMGPDITDQMVVMVLLGGLGTVWGPALGAVLLWITNRYIWSTFGDTVIYLPILGIIIALVVLFLPNGLISLIVGPQRGKELMSSILRKF
- a CDS encoding branched-chain amino acid ABC transporter permease yields the protein MDLFLQTLVNGILIGGILICLTIGFQLTFGVLHVIDFAVGGWAMLGGYTAYWLVTLVGIDPFISIFLVFALFLLIGRGMGPLIYRVRTSRYARPDLMALAFTFGIFLFMQGGALWLWSYNSRSVESVLSGQFLSLGPVTIPLMRLSAFLMAMLFSLGLFILLYRSRFGMAVRALAQDRDHAGLMGVDVKRVSAWVYGIYTGLTAAAGVLIATIYSVNPSVGVRYTLFAFFVAVLAGLGSVGGVLVAGLALGLLEAYVATYIGARYSLLIVFGTLYLALLVAPKGVLGRGI